One stretch of Euphorbia lathyris chromosome 7, ddEupLath1.1, whole genome shotgun sequence DNA includes these proteins:
- the LOC136234784 gene encoding ubiquitin carboxyl-terminal hydrolase 17, which translates to MHVAGDLGFSSLVLLLSLVFPVIGFVIRRKWRVSAARKEEIKRLLILASEEAARAELEATVSYSTVSLPSNIYQCAVCYCPTTTRCARCKAVRYCTGKCQIIHWRQGHKEECQPPVDTYHNDDNTYNSAQKVAKQDRCGNASVVRSFEGPALSNCSGTHEVAHVKGNGYKVDYDEVAERISSVSESSASDASFSGFSTSPSGDESSDDVSVGESVSSKDAKGSDGQISCESVQDVLEPGLNMVDRTISISPKFACLVDSVNTSEVSAELDRSKTASSGGESRCSIGGTLEGSITQPGKVSLGFWDRTIDYVVTSNSVQNDPGLSSSSGVGNCSNSESFLHFKFDLSRSKAPLSNAQSSRVKGIQYDDSVPANSRPIDRAALSVSCGGGNTPRPRSSTFASCIKSRQDSNASKPSDLKSASSSCVHIPLSNGDVLHTVGSHSLKSDDCKPASSNFNISDGTFSDSASTSHVSRSTIPSSFSQRHVAYSVNGHVVPTVKSGKVDNVQADSLNSSHVLSSSPNSISGLKSSVRKVVDQLRGPKSGKYSDKGFFSYDLFVKLYTSNKVEMRPCGLMNCGNSCYANAVLQCLAFTPPLTAYFVQGLHSKECVNKEWCFTCEFEGLILKAKEGKTPLSPIGILSQLQNIGSHLGNGREEDAHEFLRYAIDTMQSVCLKEAGVNNALDSFEEETTLMGLTFGGYLRSKIKCMKCHYKSERHEKMMDLTVEIEGDIEKLEDALRRFTGTEILDDDNKYQCSRCKSYVKAKKKLTILEAPNVLTIALKRFQSGKFGKLNKSIRFPEILDLAPYMSGTSDKAPIYRLFGVVVHLDIMNASFSGHYVCYVKNIQNKWFKIDDSMVTPVELERVLTKGAYMLLYARCSPRAPRLIRSGIASIDPKVNNSPSRMNARNWTLNSRSTSNVAQLSPESVESFNMRFQRLQRILEEDSSSDSYSFTSSNSDEGSCSTESTRDSTSTEDLSEYIFGGWNNGWRNASDSDTCSSSSSPLYSSMHSPQTSRSGTDSVTEHGEWERQSSRVVDLEVKFLHSDTTKQCRKLDTSVSYRETDSRRLGWVNPVKSGVSFRRSMSERTD; encoded by the exons ATGCATGTTGCTGGGGATCTAGGGTTTTCGAGCCTGGTTCTCCTCCTGTCACTGGTGTTCCCGGTGATCGGTTTTGTAATTCGCCGGAAATGGCGGGTTTCCGCGGCCAGGAAGGAGGAGATCAAACGATTGCTGATTTTGGCTTCCGAAGAGGCAGCTAGGGCTGAGCTCGAGGCCACGGTTTCGTACAGCACGGTTTCTCTTCCGAGTAATATTTATCAGTGTGCTGTTTGTTACTGTCCCACTACCACGCGATGTGCCCGGTGTAAAGCGGTTAGATATTG TACTGGTAAGTGTCAAATTATCCACTGGCGACAAGGTCACAAGGAAGAATGCCAACCTCCGGTTGACACTTATCACAATGATGATAATACATATAATTCTGCTCAAAAAGTGGCAAAACAAGACAGATGTGGAAATGCATCAGTTGTAAGGTCCTTTGAGGGACCTGCATTATCTAATTGTAGTGGCACTCATGAAGTTGCTCATGTGAAGGGCAATGGTTATAAAGTTGATTATGATGAAGTTGCAGAAAGAATATCTTCTGTTTCTGAATCATCAGCATCAGATGCCTCATTTTCTGGCTTCTCAACTTCACCTAGTGGTGATGAATCATCTGATGATGTTTCAGTGGGTGAGAGTGTCAGTTCAAAGGACGCTAAGGGATCTGATGGACAAATATCTTGTGAAAGTGTCCAAGATGTGCTTGAGCCTGGGTTGAATATGGTGGATCGAACCATTTCTATCTCTCCAAAGTTTGCATGTTTGGTTGATTCAGTAAATACTTCAGAAGTTTCCGCCGAGTTAGATCGAAGTAAAACTGCCAGCAGTGGTGGAGAGAGTCGATGTTCAATTGGTGGCACACTTGAGGGTTCAATCACTCAGCCTGGTAAAGTTTCACTTGGTTTCTGGGATAGAACTATTGACTATGTAGTTACGAGCAACTCTGTCCAGAATGATCCAGGTCTATCGAGTTCTAGTGGAGTCGGTAACTGTTCTAATTCGGAGTCATTCCTACATTTCAAGTTTGATTTATCTAGAAGTAAGGCTCCTTTGTCAAATGCACAAAGCTCAAGGGTGAAGGGAATTCAATATGATGATTCAGTACCAGCTAATAGTAGGCCTATTGATAGAGCAGCTTTATCAGTAAGCTGTGGTGGTGGTAATACTCCTAGGCCTAGGAGTTCCACATTTGCAAGCTGTATAAAGTCTCGTCAAGATTCTAATGCATCAAAGCCCAGTGATCTTAAATCTGCGTCATCCTCATGTGTTCATATACCTTTGAGTAACGGAGATGTACTACATACAGTTGGTTCACATAGTTTGAAGTCTGATGATTGTAAACCTGCATCCTCAAACTTTAATATATCAGATGGTACTTTCAGTGATAGTGCTAGCACTTCACATGTATCTAGATCTACCATACCATCTAGTTTTTCACAAAGGCACGTGGCTTATAGTGTCAATGGGCATGTAGTTCCAACTGTAAAATCTGGAAAAGTTGATAATGTTCAAGCTGACAGTTTGAATTCCTCCCATGTGCTCAGTTCTTCTCCAAATTCTATTAGTGGACTGAAATCATCAGTGCGGAAAGTTGTTGACCAACTCAGAGGACCTAAGTCTGGGAAATACAGTGATAAG GGCTTTTTTTCCTATGATCTATTTGTAAAGCTATATACTTCGAACAAGGTAGAAATGCGACCTTGTGGCCTGATGAACTGTGGAAACAG CTGTTATGCAAATGCTGTCCTTCAATGCTTGGCATTTACTCCTCCTTTGACTGCTTACTTTGTTCAAGGGCTTCACTCTAAAGAGT GTGTAAATAAAGAATGGTGCTTCACTTGTGAGTTCGAGGGCTTAATTTTGAAGGCAAAGGAAGGGAAAACTCCACTTTCTCCTATTGGAATACTATCTCAGCTGCAAAATATTGGAAGTCATCTTGGCAATGGGAGGGAAGAAGATGCGCATGAATTCCTAAG GTATGCCATTGATACAATGCAATCCGTTTGCCTTAAAGAAGCTGGAGTAAATAATGCATTGGATTCTTTTGAAGAAGAAACCACTCTAATGGGTCTTACTTTTGGGGGCTACCTTCGCTCAAAG ATAAAATGCATGAAGTGCCATTACAAGTCAGAAAGACACGAGAAAATGATGGATCTTACTGTTGAAATAGAAGGGGATATAGAGAAGCTAGAAGATGCACTTAGAAGGTTCACGGGTACTGAGATTCTGGATGATGACAATAAATACCAATGTAGCAG ATGCAAATCTTATGTGAAAGCGAAGAAGAAGTTGACAATACTGGAGGCTCCCAATGTGCTTACAATTGCATTAAAGCGCTTTCAG TCTGGTAAATTTGGAAAGCTCAATAAATCCATTCGATTCCCAGAAATCCTGGATTTAGCGCCATACATGAGTGGCACAAGCGATAAAGCACCAATATATAGACTCTTCGGTGTGGTTGTTCACTTGGATATCATGAATGCTTCATTTTCTGGTCACTATGTCTGCTACGTTAAAAATATCCAGAATAAGTGGTTCAAGATTGATGATAGCATG GTAACACCTGTGGAACTTGAGAGGGTCTTGACAAAGGGGGCTTACATGCTTCTTTATGCTAG GTGCTCACCAAGGGCTCCGAGGTTGATTAGGAGCGGAATAGCATCTATCGATCCAAAAGTGAACAACAGTCCATCGAGAATGAATGCAAGAAATTGGACATTGAATTCAAGATCCACATCAAATGTTGCACAATTGAGTCCTGAAAGCGTAGAATCATTCAATATGAGGTTCCAGCGTCTTCAAAGGATTTTAGAAGAGGACTCATCAAGTGACAGTTACTCTTTTACTAGCAGCAATTCAGATGAGGGTTCATGCAGTACCGAGAGTACCCGAGACTCTACAAGCACAGAGGACCTTTCAGAATATATATTTGGTGGTTGGAACAATGGTTGGAGGAACGCATCTGATTCTGACACTTGTTCATCTTCTTCGTCCCCATTGTACTCCTCGATGCATTCACCACAAACAAGCAGGTCTGGAACTGATTCAGTGACGGAGCATGGTGAATGGGAAAGGCAATCCAGCAGAGTGGTTGATTTGGAAGTGAAGTTTTTGCACTCTGACACGACCAAACAATGTAGAAAGTTAGATACTAGTGTTAGTTATAGGGAGACTGACTCGAGAAGATTAGGATGGGTTAACCCTGTAAAATCTGGTGTATCCTTTAGAAGATCGATGAGCGAAAGAACAGATTAA